A single genomic interval of Bacillus sp. es.036 harbors:
- the folE gene encoding GTP cyclohydrolase I FolE has translation MYEVNYEKIQEAVTMILEAIGEDPKREGLLDTPKRVARMYEEIFQGLHQDPKEHFQTIFGEDHEELVLVKDIPFYSTCEHHLVPFFGKAHVAYIPKGGKVTGLSKLARAVESVTKRPQLQERITSTIANSMVDTLEPHGVMVVVEAEHMCMTMRGVKKPGSSTVTSAVRGVFENDTAARAEVLGLIKG, from the coding sequence ATGTACGAAGTTAATTATGAAAAAATACAAGAAGCAGTGACAATGATCCTTGAAGCAATTGGGGAAGATCCAAAACGCGAAGGATTGTTAGATACTCCTAAACGTGTCGCAAGAATGTACGAAGAAATCTTTCAGGGGCTACATCAAGATCCAAAAGAGCATTTTCAAACCATTTTTGGGGAAGATCACGAAGAGCTTGTCTTAGTGAAAGATATCCCGTTTTATTCAACTTGTGAGCATCATCTCGTTCCTTTCTTTGGAAAGGCGCATGTGGCATACATACCGAAAGGCGGTAAAGTAACAGGACTTAGCAAACTTGCAAGAGCTGTCGAGTCTGTTACAAAGCGCCCTCAACTTCAAGAGCGAATTACATCGACAATAGCGAATTCAATGGTGGATACACTTGAACCTCACGGCGTGATGGTTGTCGTAGAAGCTGAGCATATGTGTATGACGATGAGAGGCGTTAAAAAGCCTGGATCATCAACCGTAACGTCAGCAGTTAGAGGTGTGTTTGAGAATGACACAGCTGCACGAGCTGAAGTGCTTGGGTTGATTAAAGGCTAA
- a CDS encoding YphA family membrane protein → MDGIIFVWFAWMGLVIAVFFQKASFNRTLLAFVFLLAICLIHTTVETFNVTVSALWLLLLGIGYFLLMKYRVNTVYAMIILIMLTAAFTSIQLFAIYDPVFTFLYTRWSISAILLVIIHLTINGTFERCSFLILSIVHGEMILGMIFNGMGFERVIGELASLDILAISVMSTAAWSGFVKVTLHLEKLLKKHQERRGYS, encoded by the coding sequence GTGGATGGGATTATATTCGTTTGGTTCGCGTGGATGGGACTGGTTATTGCCGTTTTTTTTCAAAAAGCTTCCTTCAATCGAACGCTGTTAGCATTTGTTTTTTTGCTGGCGATATGCTTAATTCATACAACGGTAGAAACTTTCAATGTTACGGTATCAGCTTTATGGCTGCTTTTACTGGGGATTGGGTATTTCCTTTTAATGAAATATCGTGTTAACACGGTTTACGCAATGATTATTTTGATCATGTTAACAGCAGCATTTACATCGATTCAGCTGTTTGCAATTTATGATCCGGTATTTACTTTTTTGTATACAAGGTGGTCTATCTCAGCAATTCTTCTTGTCATCATTCATTTAACGATTAACGGTACGTTCGAACGCTGCTCTTTTCTAATTCTCAGTATCGTCCACGGTGAAATGATTTTAGGAATGATATTTAATGGGATGGGGTTCGAACGAGTTATTGGAGAGTTAGCCTCGCTGGACATACTGGCTATTTCAGTAATGAGCACAGCTGCATGGTCGGGATTTGTAAAAGTAACGCTTCATCTTGAAAAACTCTTGAAAAAACATCAAGAAAGACGGGGATATTCATGA
- a CDS encoding HU family DNA-binding protein — protein MNKTDLINAVAESAELSKKEATKAVDSVFDNIMQSLQEGDKVQLIGFGNFEVRERSARKGRNPQTGEEIEIAASKVPAFKPGKALKDAVK, from the coding sequence ATGAACAAGACAGATCTAATCAATGCTGTTGCAGAATCTGCAGAGCTTTCTAAAAAAGAAGCGACAAAAGCTGTTGACTCAGTTTTTGATAACATTATGCAATCCTTGCAAGAGGGTGACAAAGTTCAACTAATTGGTTTTGGTAACTTTGAAGTCCGTGAGCGTTCTGCTCGTAAAGGGCGTAATCCTCAAACTGGCGAAGAAATCGAAATCGCTGCAAGTAAGGTTCCTGCATTTAAACCTGGTAAAGCCCTTAAGGATGCAGTTAAGTAA
- a CDS encoding NAD(P)H-dependent glycerol-3-phosphate dehydrogenase → MAKISVVGAGSWGTALAIVLADNQHDVSLWARRTDLAEEVNEKQENSKYLPGISLPEGIKATSSLEESVKDAEAILLVTPTKALREVLPEIKTYLSTPVTFIHASKGIEPETSKRISEVIEEEIPENLRKSVVVLSGPSHAEEVSLRHPTTVTSSSKSMAQAEYVQDLFINSNFRVYTNHDIIGVELGGALKNIIALGAGLSDGLGYGDNAKAALITRGLAEIARLGAAMGANPLTFMGLTGIGDLVVTCTSVHSRNWRAGNLLGKGNNLDEVLENMGMVVEGVRTTKAAYYLAQKQNVDMPITSVLFEVLFNNKDPKDGVDQLMGRLRTHETEDLTSLLADRFELNPKEL, encoded by the coding sequence ATGGCGAAAATTTCAGTGGTAGGTGCAGGAAGCTGGGGAACAGCTCTTGCAATTGTACTAGCAGATAACCAACATGATGTATCATTATGGGCAAGGAGAACAGATCTTGCAGAGGAAGTAAATGAGAAGCAGGAAAATAGTAAATATCTTCCTGGAATTAGTCTACCTGAAGGGATTAAAGCGACTAGTTCACTTGAAGAAAGTGTAAAAGATGCCGAAGCCATCTTGCTTGTTACACCAACGAAAGCGCTTCGAGAAGTTCTTCCTGAAATTAAGACATACTTATCAACACCCGTAACATTCATTCACGCAAGTAAAGGAATTGAACCTGAGACGTCCAAGCGAATTTCTGAAGTGATTGAAGAGGAGATTCCGGAAAACCTAAGAAAATCAGTTGTTGTTTTATCAGGACCTAGTCATGCGGAAGAAGTAAGCCTTCGTCACCCAACAACTGTTACATCTTCTTCTAAATCCATGGCTCAAGCTGAATATGTCCAGGATCTTTTTATTAATTCGAATTTTCGAGTTTATACGAATCATGACATAATTGGTGTTGAACTTGGAGGAGCTTTAAAAAATATCATTGCGCTTGGTGCTGGTTTGTCTGATGGACTTGGATATGGCGACAATGCAAAAGCTGCCCTGATTACAAGAGGCTTAGCTGAAATTGCGCGCCTTGGGGCGGCGATGGGGGCAAACCCGCTTACTTTTATGGGTTTAACAGGTATAGGAGACCTTGTCGTAACGTGTACAAGTGTACATAGCCGTAACTGGCGAGCTGGTAATCTGTTAGGTAAAGGGAATAACCTTGATGAAGTTCTCGAAAATATGGGTATGGTCGTAGAAGGTGTCCGGACGACGAAAGCGGCATATTACCTTGCACAAAAACAGAACGTGGACATGCCAATTACATCCGTGTTATTTGAGGTGCTATTTAATAACAAAGATCCCAAAGATGGCGTAGATCAATTAATGGGACGACTTCGAACCCATGAAACAGAAGATCTTACTTCACTACTTGCTGATCGTTTTGAATTAAATCCTAAAGAACTATAA
- a CDS encoding YpzI family protein — MGKDRQEKKLKNSKRVESDRDQSLEHQGAAMLEGASDARKRNGQKG, encoded by the coding sequence ATGGGGAAAGATCGACAGGAAAAAAAGTTGAAAAACTCAAAACGAGTTGAGTCAGACCGTGATCAATCTCTTGAACATCAAGGAGCAGCCATGTTAGAAGGAGCTTCTGATGCTAGAAAGCGAAATGGTCAGAAGGGATAA
- the rpsA gene encoding 30S ribosomal protein S1 gives MGEEMNQEMTEFKSFEIGDVVTGKISKVEEKHASVDVGFKVDGVLPISELSSLHVEKVSDVLSEGDEIEVKVIKVSEDELVLSKKAVEADQAWDALQDKYENSVAFDVEIADVVKGGLVVDLGVRGFIPASLVERHYVEDFSDYKGKSLSVKIVEFDPEKAKVILSHRAVLEQEADHKKQETLASLQAGQVVEGTVQRLTDFGAFVDIGGVDGLVHISQMAHHRVETPSEVVTEGQQVNVKILSVDRDNERISLSIKETLPGPWEEVKGKLSTGDEIEGTVKRLVSFGAFVEVAPGVEGLVHISEISNKHIGTPQEVLSEGETVRVKVLDVNLDEKRISLSIKVLETEQVSSEVEEYQKESDGNAPFSLGDMIGDQLKKYK, from the coding sequence ATGGGTGAAGAGATGAATCAGGAAATGACTGAGTTCAAATCATTCGAAATTGGAGATGTGGTGACTGGGAAAATCTCCAAAGTCGAAGAGAAACACGCATCAGTTGATGTTGGTTTTAAAGTTGATGGAGTGCTGCCAATCAGCGAACTGTCAAGCCTTCACGTCGAAAAGGTTAGCGACGTGCTCTCAGAAGGTGATGAAATAGAAGTTAAAGTAATCAAAGTTTCTGAAGATGAACTAGTGCTTTCTAAGAAAGCAGTCGAAGCTGATCAAGCATGGGATGCCCTGCAAGACAAGTATGAAAATTCTGTGGCATTCGATGTTGAAATTGCGGACGTGGTTAAGGGTGGTCTTGTAGTTGATCTTGGTGTTCGCGGATTTATTCCCGCTTCCCTTGTAGAAAGACACTACGTTGAAGATTTCTCAGACTACAAAGGTAAAAGCCTGAGTGTGAAAATTGTTGAGTTTGATCCAGAGAAAGCGAAGGTGATTCTATCACATCGCGCCGTTCTTGAACAAGAAGCGGATCATAAAAAACAAGAAACGCTTGCATCTCTTCAAGCAGGACAAGTTGTCGAGGGAACGGTTCAACGATTAACTGATTTTGGCGCATTTGTCGATATCGGTGGAGTTGATGGACTCGTTCACATCTCTCAGATGGCTCACCATCGTGTGGAAACACCGTCTGAAGTTGTAACAGAAGGTCAGCAAGTGAATGTTAAAATTCTCTCTGTTGATCGTGACAACGAAAGAATTTCACTATCCATAAAGGAAACACTTCCAGGACCGTGGGAAGAAGTGAAGGGCAAGCTTAGTACTGGAGATGAAATTGAAGGTACTGTAAAACGTCTAGTTAGCTTTGGCGCATTTGTTGAAGTAGCTCCTGGCGTTGAAGGACTTGTTCACATTTCAGAAATCTCGAACAAACATATTGGTACGCCTCAGGAAGTCCTTTCGGAGGGGGAAACAGTACGAGTGAAAGTGCTCGATGTGAATCTCGATGAAAAGCGAATTTCACTAAGTATAAAAGTTCTAGAGACAGAACAAGTATCAAGCGAAGTTGAAGAATATCAAAAAGAGAGTGATGGAAACGCTCCATTTTCTCTTGGAGATATGATCGGTGATCAGCTAAAGAAATACAAATAA
- a CDS encoding lysophospholipid acyltransferase family protein, whose translation MSLYGVGKGLFHVYFKLFNRVTVVGRENVPKDKGILLCSNHINNLDPPLVGAMFPRDVHFMAKSELFSIPILGKLIDKVGAFPVKRGMSDKQALRSGMKLLKDGGVVGLFPEGTRSKDGKLGEGLSGAGFFALRPEVRVVPCAIQGSYKPFGRLKIVYGKPVDLSSLREEQGAAKKATQAIMKEIQDLIEIHHK comes from the coding sequence GTGAGTTTATACGGTGTCGGGAAGGGCTTATTTCACGTTTATTTTAAGCTATTCAATCGAGTTACAGTTGTAGGAAGAGAAAACGTTCCGAAAGATAAGGGAATTCTCCTTTGTTCAAATCATATTAACAACCTTGATCCACCATTAGTAGGTGCGATGTTCCCGAGAGATGTGCATTTCATGGCCAAATCAGAATTGTTCTCTATTCCGATTCTTGGGAAGTTGATTGATAAGGTTGGCGCTTTTCCTGTGAAAAGAGGCATGAGTGATAAACAAGCCCTTAGAAGCGGAATGAAGCTTCTAAAAGATGGCGGCGTTGTTGGTTTATTTCCTGAAGGAACAAGAAGCAAAGATGGAAAGCTAGGAGAGGGTCTATCTGGAGCAGGTTTTTTTGCACTTCGTCCTGAGGTAAGAGTTGTCCCTTGCGCGATTCAGGGCTCTTATAAACCATTTGGTCGCTTGAAAATCGTATATGGAAAACCTGTCGACCTTTCTTCGTTACGTGAAGAACAGGGTGCAGCAAAAAAAGCGACGCAGGCAATCATGAAAGAAATCCAAGATTTGATCGAAATTCATCATAAATAA
- a CDS encoding capping complex subunit for YIEGIA: MKIEKAILATVTRSVAKAPVGANIFVCDSEEEMDGVAADLEAILDGIAHKLSNGVYIIVKH, from the coding sequence TTGAAAATAGAAAAAGCAATACTGGCAACTGTTACGCGATCAGTAGCAAAAGCCCCTGTTGGAGCTAATATTTTTGTTTGTGACTCTGAAGAAGAAATGGACGGAGTAGCAGCTGATCTTGAAGCCATCCTAGATGGGATTGCTCACAAGTTAAGTAATGGCGTGTATATAATTGTAAAGCATTAG
- a CDS encoding DUF2768 domain-containing protein — MSPALIKMWVALSALGLMFIAVMAIMLSRSKLKGFFRILVSTFAYMCMFVAGVLMLLVVVTGPTN, encoded by the coding sequence ATGTCACCAGCGTTAATTAAAATGTGGGTAGCGCTTTCTGCACTTGGCTTAATGTTTATTGCTGTTATGGCCATTATGCTAAGCCGCTCGAAGCTGAAAGGTTTTTTTCGAATACTTGTATCGACTTTTGCCTATATGTGTATGTTCGTTGCAGGTGTCCTGATGCTTCTAGTCGTGGTCACTGGTCCTACAAACTAA
- the mtrB gene encoding trp RNA-binding attenuation protein MtrB, which produces MKSDSNDFFVIKALENGVNVIGLTRGSDTRFHHSEKLDKGEVMIAQFTEHTSAVKVRGKAVIQTEHGEISTEE; this is translated from the coding sequence ATGAAAAGCGATAGCAATGATTTTTTTGTTATTAAAGCCTTAGAAAATGGCGTGAACGTAATTGGGTTAACACGAGGGTCTGATACAAGATTTCATCATTCAGAGAAACTTGATAAGGGAGAAGTGATGATTGCCCAATTCACTGAACATACTTCTGCCGTTAAGGTAAGAGGGAAAGCCGTTATTCAAACAGAACACGGTGAAATAAGTACAGAAGAGTAA
- a CDS encoding YIEGIA family protein, with the protein MNEYTISILFGVIAGTLARIYMFRTDYRQYPTYPHGMIIHLALGFIAASLGSLVVPSIMEQEFTAVTFLTLAASQFREVRNMERKTLTEMDSLELVPRGASYIEGIAVTFEGRNYLVIFISFVTSFAYLAINLWAGLVAAFLAFLVARKYMTGSKLGKIANIEQKEVTFDGAGLYVDNIYIMNIGIPARQQEILQHGLGFTISPKNFDARMTIGNLGQRQAILHDLAISLGVYRDSGTPALVPLIKRDLDDGRIGVFILPQNKNVDLAMKVISKVPTLENAIRMPTETKEKGSDES; encoded by the coding sequence ATGAATGAGTATACAATTTCAATTTTGTTTGGGGTGATCGCAGGTACACTTGCGAGAATTTATATGTTCAGGACTGATTACCGCCAATACCCTACATACCCACATGGGATGATCATCCACCTTGCCCTTGGATTTATTGCCGCATCACTTGGCTCACTCGTCGTTCCTTCCATTATGGAACAAGAATTTACAGCCGTTACCTTTTTAACGCTTGCAGCTTCGCAATTTAGAGAAGTGCGCAATATGGAAAGAAAAACCCTAACTGAAATGGATTCGCTCGAACTCGTTCCGAGAGGGGCTTCGTACATTGAGGGAATAGCCGTTACGTTTGAAGGAAGAAACTACTTAGTTATCTTTATTTCATTTGTCACATCATTTGCCTATTTAGCTATAAACTTATGGGCAGGATTAGTCGCAGCATTTCTTGCGTTTTTAGTAGCAAGAAAGTACATGACTGGAAGTAAATTAGGGAAGATTGCGAACATTGAACAAAAAGAAGTGACATTTGATGGGGCGGGCCTTTATGTTGATAACATTTACATTATGAATATTGGGATTCCAGCAAGACAGCAAGAGATTTTACAACATGGGCTTGGTTTTACAATTTCACCGAAAAATTTTGATGCGCGTATGACAATTGGTAATCTTGGTCAAAGACAAGCGATTCTACATGACCTTGCCATTTCACTCGGTGTCTATCGTGATTCTGGTACTCCAGCCCTTGTGCCATTAATTAAACGCGATCTTGATGATGGACGTATTGGCGTTTTTATTTTACCTCAAAATAAAAATGTTGATCTTGCTATGAAAGTCATTTCAAAAGTTCCGACGCTCGAAAACGCCATACGTATGCCAACGGAAACGAAGGAAAAGGGGAGTGACGAGTCTTGA
- the plsY gene encoding glycerol-3-phosphate 1-O-acyltransferase PlsY, with protein sequence MIAILICIAAYLLGSISFSYLIAKFVKKIDIRDHGSGNAGATNTLRVLGTGPAITVLALDVIKGILAVWLGYWFSSEPIVPFLAGICAILGHNWPIFFGFRGGKGVATTIGVFATIAFLPALYAGIIAIFAIVITRFVSLGSLIFVVLTPAFIFLLGGNPASYILLGTILAILSVWRHRTNVKRLFTGTESKLGQKVEQ encoded by the coding sequence ATGATCGCGATCCTGATTTGCATTGCTGCGTACTTGCTCGGTTCAATTAGTTTCAGTTATTTGATTGCAAAATTCGTGAAGAAGATCGATATAAGAGATCACGGGAGCGGCAATGCAGGAGCGACAAATACACTTCGAGTACTCGGGACAGGTCCTGCTATTACTGTCCTGGCTCTTGATGTGATTAAAGGCATACTTGCTGTATGGTTAGGGTATTGGTTCTCTAGTGAACCAATCGTTCCTTTCCTTGCAGGAATATGTGCGATTTTAGGTCATAACTGGCCGATATTTTTTGGGTTTCGAGGCGGAAAAGGTGTGGCAACAACGATTGGAGTATTTGCTACAATTGCGTTCTTACCAGCACTTTATGCTGGGATTATAGCTATCTTTGCGATTGTGATTACGCGATTTGTTTCACTTGGTTCCCTGATCTTTGTTGTGCTAACGCCTGCATTTATATTCTTGCTTGGAGGAAACCCAGCATCTTATATTTTGTTAGGGACGATTCTGGCGATTCTTTCAGTTTGGCGACATCGTACAAATGTGAAACGGTTGTTCACTGGTACTGAAAGCAAGCTCGGTCAAAAGGTCGAGCAGTAA
- the spoIVA gene encoding stage IV sporulation protein A: MERVDIFKDIAERTGGDIYLGVVGSVRTGKSTFIKKFMELIVLPNMESDADRARAQDELPQSSAGRTIMTTEPKFVPNHAVQIHVEDGLDVNVRLVDCVGYAVPGAKGYEDEDGPRMINTPWYEEPIPFQEAAEIGTRKVIQEHSTLGVVITTDGSIGEIPRHDYLESEERVVEELKEVGKPFIMIVNSAHPHHPQTEALRGDLSNKYDIPVISLSVESMTEHDINNVMREVLYEFPVLEVNVNLPSWVMVLHQDHWLRQNYEESVRETVKDIKRLRDVDRVVGQFEEFEFIQDARLAGIEMGQGIAEIDLYAPEDLYDQILKEVVGVEIRGKDHLLQLMQEFAFAKAEYDHVSDALRMVKQTGYGIAAPAIEDMSLDEPEIIRQGSRFGVRLKAVAPSIHMIKVDVESEFAPIIGTEKQSEELVRYLMQDFEEDPLSIWNSDIFGRSLNSIVREGIQAKLGLMPENARYKLKETLERIINEGSGGLIAIIL; this comes from the coding sequence GTGGAGAGAGTAGATATCTTCAAAGATATCGCAGAGCGTACAGGGGGAGATATATACCTTGGAGTCGTAGGTTCTGTTCGAACAGGAAAATCAACGTTTATTAAGAAGTTCATGGAACTTATCGTCTTGCCCAATATGGAAAGCGATGCAGATCGAGCAAGGGCACAAGATGAGCTACCACAAAGTTCTGCAGGCCGGACGATCATGACGACAGAACCTAAATTCGTCCCGAATCATGCTGTTCAAATTCATGTAGAAGATGGCTTAGACGTGAATGTTAGACTTGTTGACTGCGTTGGGTATGCGGTACCTGGAGCAAAAGGGTATGAAGATGAGGATGGACCTCGTATGATCAATACACCCTGGTATGAGGAGCCTATTCCGTTTCAGGAAGCAGCTGAAATTGGTACAAGAAAAGTCATTCAGGAGCATTCCACTCTTGGAGTAGTGATTACAACAGATGGATCTATTGGAGAGATTCCAAGACATGATTATCTCGAATCAGAGGAAAGAGTCGTTGAAGAATTAAAAGAAGTAGGCAAACCGTTTATTATGATTGTCAATTCAGCTCATCCTCACCATCCTCAAACAGAAGCGTTACGTGGAGATCTTTCGAATAAGTATGACATACCAGTCATCTCACTAAGTGTTGAGAGTATGACAGAGCATGATATTAACAATGTGATGAGAGAAGTGCTTTATGAATTTCCAGTATTAGAAGTCAATGTGAACTTGCCTAGTTGGGTAATGGTTCTCCACCAGGATCACTGGTTAAGGCAAAATTATGAAGAATCTGTAAGAGAAACAGTTAAAGATATTAAGCGACTTCGCGATGTTGATCGTGTCGTTGGGCAATTTGAAGAGTTTGAATTTATACAAGATGCTCGCCTTGCTGGAATTGAGATGGGGCAAGGAATAGCAGAAATTGATCTGTATGCACCGGAAGATCTTTATGATCAAATTCTTAAAGAAGTGGTTGGCGTGGAAATTCGAGGCAAAGATCACCTTCTTCAACTTATGCAGGAGTTTGCGTTTGCTAAAGCAGAGTATGACCACGTCTCTGACGCTCTTCGTATGGTAAAACAGACGGGATATGGTATTGCAGCCCCGGCTATTGAAGATATGAGTCTTGATGAGCCAGAAATTATTCGCCAGGGGTCGAGGTTTGGCGTAAGGTTAAAAGCAGTTGCGCCGTCGATCCATATGATAAAAGTAGATGTAGAATCCGAATTTGCTCCAATTATCGGAACAGAAAAGCAAAGCGAAGAGCTTGTACGCTATTTAATGCAAGATTTTGAAGAAGATCCACTTTCGATCTGGAACTCTGATATATTCGGTCGTTCACTAAATTCAATCGTGAGAGAAGGGATTCAGGCAAAACTTGGTTTAATGCCTGAGAATGCTCGTTATAAATTAAAAGAGACGTTAGAGCGCATTATTAACGAAGGATCAGGCGGTTTAATTGCGATTATACTATAA
- a CDS encoding stage VI sporulation protein F: MSDLFDNIEKKTNVKKEDIFKLANSVQGADFTDEKTVRRLIANVARVANVPVSKEKEDRIVKAIVNKNMPFDLSAIAKLFSQK; encoded by the coding sequence GTGAGCGATCTGTTCGATAACATAGAAAAGAAAACGAATGTCAAAAAAGAAGACATCTTTAAGTTAGCAAATTCCGTTCAGGGCGCAGATTTTACTGATGAGAAAACAGTGCGTAGATTAATAGCGAATGTTGCACGCGTTGCGAATGTACCTGTCTCAAAAGAAAAAGAAGATCGAATCGTAAAGGCGATCGTCAACAAGAATATGCCGTTCGATTTGTCTGCAATTGCCAAACTTTTTAGTCAAAAATAA
- the der gene encoding ribosome biogenesis GTPase Der: MTKPVVAIVGRPNVGKSTIFNRIVGERVSIVEDTPGVTRDRIYSTGEWLNREFNIIDTGGIEIGDEPFLSQIRYQAEIAIDEADVIIFMVNGRDGISNADEEVAKILYRSNKPVVLAVNKVDNPEQQTLIYDFYALGFGTPFGISGSHGLGLGDLLDEVFKSFPEEHEEEYDEGTIKFSLIGRPNVGKSSLVNTILGEERVIVSDIAGTTRDAIDSMFTRDGQDYVIIDTAGMRKRGKIYETTEKYSVLRAMRGIERSDVVLVVIDGEEGIIEQDKKVAGYAHEAGKAVVIVVNKWDAVEKDDKTMREFEQKIRDHFLFLSYAPIVFLSAKTKQRLHTLLPVVNTVAENHALRVKTNVLNELIMDSVAMNPTPTDNGKRLKINYATQVAVKPPTIVLFVNDPELLHFSYKRFLENRIRETFGFKGTPLRILARRKSE, from the coding sequence ATGACAAAACCAGTTGTCGCAATAGTGGGTCGACCAAATGTTGGGAAATCGACCATTTTTAATCGTATAGTAGGAGAAAGAGTATCGATTGTAGAAGATACTCCAGGAGTAACAAGAGATCGTATTTATAGTACAGGAGAATGGTTAAATCGTGAATTTAATATCATCGATACAGGTGGTATTGAGATCGGTGACGAGCCGTTTCTTTCGCAAATTCGTTACCAGGCAGAAATAGCCATTGACGAAGCTGACGTTATTATATTTATGGTAAATGGACGAGATGGGATCTCAAATGCCGATGAAGAAGTTGCAAAAATTCTTTATCGTTCCAATAAACCAGTGGTATTAGCTGTAAATAAAGTAGATAACCCGGAACAGCAAACGCTTATTTATGATTTCTATGCTCTAGGATTTGGTACTCCATTCGGTATTTCAGGTTCTCATGGTCTGGGATTAGGTGATCTTCTAGATGAAGTGTTTAAGTCTTTCCCTGAAGAACATGAGGAAGAATATGATGAAGGAACGATTAAGTTCTCATTGATCGGCCGTCCAAACGTAGGGAAATCATCACTTGTTAATACAATTCTTGGGGAAGAACGTGTGATAGTAAGTGATATAGCTGGAACGACGCGTGACGCCATTGATTCGATGTTTACGCGCGATGGTCAAGACTATGTCATTATTGATACGGCAGGAATGAGAAAACGAGGAAAGATTTATGAGACGACTGAGAAGTACAGCGTTCTTCGAGCCATGCGTGGGATTGAACGTTCAGACGTTGTTTTAGTCGTTATTGATGGGGAAGAAGGGATCATCGAGCAGGATAAGAAAGTAGCGGGTTATGCTCATGAAGCTGGTAAAGCCGTAGTTATCGTTGTAAACAAATGGGATGCTGTTGAAAAAGATGATAAGACAATGCGTGAATTCGAACAAAAAATTCGCGATCATTTCTTGTTCCTTAGCTATGCACCGATTGTGTTCTTATCTGCGAAAACGAAACAGCGTCTTCACACGTTACTACCTGTTGTGAACACAGTAGCCGAGAACCATGCATTACGTGTGAAAACAAATGTATTGAATGAATTAATTATGGATTCAGTTGCGATGAACCCAACACCGACAGATAATGGGAAACGACTGAAAATTAACTATGCGACGCAAGTGGCTGTAAAGCCGCCTACTATCGTTTTATTTGTTAATGACCCAGAATTGCTTCACTTCTCTTACAAACGCTTCTTAGAGAACCGTATACGTGAGACGTTTGGCTTTAAGGGCACGCCATTACGTATTCTTGCTCGAAGAAAAAGCGAATAA
- the cmk gene encoding (d)CMP kinase, giving the protein MNKRINIAIDGPAGAGKSTVARKVADHLTFLYIDTGAMYRALTFKAIENKVDLEDGPALKDLLDTTVIDLQVGESEQLVLVDHTDVTTDIRSSHVTNNVSFVARQSEVREEMVKRQKLLADRGGVVMDGRDIGTHVLPKSELKVFLIASVEERASRRYKELIENGIEADYDQIKDEIALRDKRDTEREVAPLVKASDAIEIDTTTMSISNVVDHILQLAKERA; this is encoded by the coding sequence ATGAACAAACGAATAAATATAGCAATTGATGGACCTGCTGGAGCTGGTAAAAGTACTGTAGCAAGAAAAGTAGCCGATCATTTAACATTTCTTTACATTGATACAGGTGCAATGTACCGTGCTTTAACCTTTAAAGCTATTGAAAATAAAGTTGATTTAGAAGACGGCCCTGCGCTTAAAGATTTATTAGATACTACCGTCATTGATCTTCAAGTTGGCGAGAGTGAGCAACTTGTATTGGTTGACCATACCGATGTTACAACGGATATTCGATCTTCACACGTAACCAACAATGTTTCATTCGTTGCAAGACAAAGTGAAGTACGTGAAGAAATGGTGAAGCGACAAAAATTACTCGCAGACCGAGGTGGCGTTGTGATGGATGGTCGTGATATCGGTACACACGTTCTTCCGAAGTCTGAACTTAAAGTATTCTTAATTGCTTCAGTAGAAGAAAGAGCTTCACGACGTTACAAAGAGCTAATTGAAAATGGTATCGAAGCAGATTATGATCAGATAAAAGATGAAATTGCATTAAGAGATAAGCGTGATACTGAGCGAGAAGTAGCCCCTCTCGTTAAAGCAAGCGATGCGATTGAAATTGATACGACCACCATGTCGATCTCAAATGTTGTAGATCATATTTTACAATTAGCGAAAGAAAGGGCATGA